A genomic region of Cannabis sativa cultivar Pink pepper isolate KNU-18-1 chromosome 1, ASM2916894v1, whole genome shotgun sequence contains the following coding sequences:
- the LOC115706386 gene encoding pentatricopeptide repeat-containing protein At3g61520, mitochondrial, translating to MRIVSLSVSTQSNRLLNLLRLQSLKHFSPSRHLSLQSNLHQYHEPSITQAVELLQTPENNWDLDQLRSILYSDSENSSPKRFFHIARRLDSSAKALKFFDYVRENSKCPEDLPLLSSVFQAVLELASRETSWEKKVFQLYISSQEQNVPLTINAATLLLGCLGRAGMKEELLIVFKALDPDCKNTHVCNRLVTVLFHLGDVDEALHVLDEMLEPNSISSPNDTTVDVVFSKILRRDRPGRRLKDEEIVGLVSKFSEQGVFPDTFKLTQLITNFCRDGKINRAWDVLENVIKSGGYVAVASCNALLTGLGRSNDFKKMNQLMAIMNDKDIKPDVITYAILINRLCKSWRVDEAMEVFDKMSGEVGKYTVEPDVVIYNSLIDGLCKVGRQEEGLKLMEQMRSQNFCAPNTVTYNCLIDGFNKVGEIERSLDLFDQMKKDAVPPSVITLNTLVDGMCRHGRINSAFQLFNEMQKDGVKGNAVTYTTLITAYCGVNNINKAMELFDQMLSSRCSTDAIVYYSLINGLSLAGRMDDASMVVSKLKEAGFGMDVVSYNVLISGFCKKNKLEKAHEMLKEMEEVNIKPDTVTYNTLISHFSKTGSLGIAHKLLKKMLKEGLLPTVVTYGTLIHGYCLNDNIEEAMNIFRSMTSALEVPPNTVIYNILIDSLYKRNEVEKLLSLMNDMQIKGVKPNTTTYNALFKCLRENNLLNKAFKFMDQMVEQACNPDYITMEVLTEWLSAVGQVDKLRKFLQGYEVSVQEKEKYSE from the coding sequence ATGAGAATCGTATCACTCTCTGTATCAACGCAATCGAATCGATTGCTCAACCTTCTTCGGCTTCAATCACTCAAACACTTTTCGCCCTCCCGCCACCTTTCACTCCAATCCAACCTTCATCAATACCACGAACCCTCCATAACCCAAGCTGTAGAACTCCTCCAAACGCCAGAGAATAACTGGGACCTTGACCAGCTCCGAAGTATCCTCTACTCCGACTCCGAAAACTCTTCACCGAAACGTTTCTTCCACATTGCTCGTCGGCTAGACTCCTCTGCCAAAGCTCTCAAGTTCTTCGACTATGTCCGAGAAAATTCCAAGTGCCCAGAAGACCTGCCATTGCTGTCGTCCGTTTTCCAGGCCGTTCTCGAGCTTGCTAGCCGCGAAACCAGCTGGGAAAAAAAGGTTTTTCAGCTGTATATTTCGTCTCAGGAGCAGAATGTTCCGCTCACCATTAATGCCGCGACCCTTCTCTTAGGTTGCTTGGGGAGGGCCGGAATGAAGGAAGAGTTGCTTATTGTTTTCAAAGCACTCGATCCGGATTGTAAGAATACCCATGTTTGTAATCGGCTGGTTACAGTGTTGTTTCATTTGGGAGATGTTGATGAAGCACTCCATGTGCTCGACGAAATGCTTGAACCGAATTCGATATCCTCTCCCAATGATACAACAGTTGATGTTGTTTTTTCCAAGATTTTGAGAAGAGATAGACCTGGGAGGCGGCTCAAGGATGAGGAAATTGTTGGATTGGTGTCTAAGTTTAGTGAGCAGGGTGTGTTTCCTGACACGTTCAAACTTACCCAATTGATCACAAATTTTTGCAGAGATGGGAAGATTAATCGAGCTTGGGATGTGTTAGAAAATGTGATCAAGTCTGGGGGTTATGTTGCGGTGGCTTCTTGCAATGCCCTTTTGACTGGTTTAGGAAGAAGTAATGATTTTAAGAAGATGAATCAGCTCATGGCGATTATGAATGATAAAGATATTAAGCCTGATGTGATCACTTATGCAATTCTAATTAATCGTTTGTGCAAATCATGGAGAGTTGATGAGGCAATGGAAGTGTTTGACAAAATGAGTGGAGAGGTAGGAAAATACACAGTTGAACCTGATGTGGTTATTTATAACAGTTTGATTGATGGGCTTTGTAAAGTTGGGAGGCAGGAAGAAGGATTGAAATTGATGGAACAAATGAGATCACAAAACTTTTGTGCACCTAATACTGTTACCTACAATTGTTTGATTGATGGGTTCAACAAAGTTGGGGAGATTGAGAGGTCACTTGATCTATTTGATCAAATGAAGAAGGATGCAGTGCCACCAAGTGTGATCACCCTTAACACTTTGGTTGATGGAATGTGCAGGCATGGAAGAATTAACAGTGCGTTTCAGTTGTTCAATGAAATGCAAAAAGACGGTGTTAAAGGCAATGCAGTTACCTACACAACTTTGATTACTGCTTATTGTGGTGTCAACAATATCAACAAGGCAATGGAATTGTTTGATCAGATGTTGAGCAGTAGATGTTCCACCGATGCGATTGTTTACTACAGCTTGATTAATGGTTTGAGTCTAGCTGGAAGGATGGATGATGCCAGCATGGTTGTATCAAAGCTCAAAGAGGCTGGGTTTGGCATGGATGTCGTTTCATACAATGTCCTAATTAGCGGATTTTGCAAGAAGAACAAGCTGGAGAAAGCTCATGAGATGCTTAAAGAAATGGAGGAGGTTAATATCAAGCCCGATACTGTCACATACAATACCTTGATATCTCATTTCAGCAAAACTGGGAGCTTGGGAATTGCACATAAATTGCTGAAGAAAATGTTGAAGGAGGGTCTTCTGCCAACTGTTGTTACTTATGGAACCCTCATACATGGTTATTGCTTGAATGACAACATTGAGGAAGCCATGAATATTTTCCGAAGTATGACTTCTGCTTTAGAGGTTCCTCCCAATACTGTTATATACAATATTCTTATAGATTCTCTCTACAAGCGAAATGAGGTAGAAAAACTTCTGTCTCTGATGAATGATATGCAAATTAAAGGGGTAAAGCCGAATACCACCACTTACAATGCCTTGTTCAAATGCCTCAGGGAGAATAATTTATTGAACAAGGCATTTAAATTCATGGATCAGATGGTTGAACAGGCTTGTAATCCTGATTACATAACCATGGAAGTTCTTACAGAGTGGCTTTCTGCAGTTGGGCAAGTAGATAAACTAAGAAAGTTCTTACAGGGCTATGAGGTTTCTgttcaagaaaaagaaaaatactctGAGTAG